AGCAGTTTTTTTCCTAAGATTTTTGGAACTCCCGTCATTGCTTTTACCTATAGCACATGATAGGAggattttggtgtttcagatatTGTGCCTTGATTTGTGTGAGAGTTTGAATTGGCAATTTTAGGATATCCTCAGGTAAGTGATGGCACCCCTCTGCAGATGATTAGACCTAAGGGCCCAAGAGACTCTTTCCTGTCTTACATTCTTAAGTTTCACTGTGCTGTCAGCAGAGAACCTGACAGCATGACTCTGGGTGGTAAATGTCCCTGTCAACAGGATCAGGTCAACACTGTGGTGTCAACTATTTCATCACCGACTGTTTTAGTAGAGGGATAAATATGTGAGTGACGTCCACAGGTTTGGGAGTTGgggaaggaaaaagcaaaagaaaactggATGTACCGCCACATTTTTGCTCATATAAGATGCCCTGGAATATGATACACATCTTGTTTATGGAAGGCAGCATGAAAGAAGAAAGATCTTACCTTGTAGTACCATAAataactgagcagcagcagctatggaACTGAGCTTGCTGCTAGTCCCATGCACTGGATGGGGTGCACAGACCCACCCTACACATTAGGTTCAGGGCTGCAGACCAACCTGCTCCAGCATGCAGGGATATGTCATCCATCTGGGGTTTGGAAATTTGTCACCAGCAGAGCAGTggcattaattgccacagcttcTAGAGCCACAGCAATGAATACTGCCACCATTTCAATGCCCCAAATTTAAAGACCGACGGGGATCAGAATTTCTTGCAGATAACGCacaccccagcctccaccagctgGTTTTAGGAAAAGACTGCCTGGGACAAATTGTTTTAATGTGAGAAAATCAGGGCTGTGTAGCTCAGTCAGTTGGAGTGGTGTCAATAACACCAAGGCTTCAGGTTTGCTCCCTGGTTAATTAGATTGGGGGTGGGTTGGGCAAAACACAgctcaccaactgattggatccagcccactggcaggcacccaccaattaattgtctTTGGTCCCactcatggctgcccctgccacaatcTGCATGGGGCCCCGTCTTGAGGGTGCCAGGCCCTCCAGCAGACAGCTTctgagcagggctgcagctgcccagggaactgctgggctcccctagcctccagcaactcctcttgtccctgctgcagtgctgccagcagcaggtggggaggggaaattgTAGCactgagtggggtggggtgggctctgcctgcagcttgctTTGGTTCTGCTCGTGCCAGGAGGGGGAGCATGtggatggagggggtgggagtgtgaAGTTGCTCAGCGGTTCACAAAGCCCCAGTAGAcaggcacaggacaggcaggAGGTTGGGAGCAGGAGCGAGAGCTTAGTGCTGAGCAGGCACATGAGATACAAGCAACAGAAGCAGAAGCCAGTGCCGGCTCAgttgcagccctgctgggcagctgtaGGACAGAGGCTAAGAGAGCCCGTGGTGCCAGGCTtgtcagctccctgcccccaccccagataGGGGCTTCAGTGCGCtgcaagccaggcaggcagtgcctatctcctttcccctccccgcagaggggctgggctgagccatatCACAaaaagcaggcagggggaagccccccGCAACCCATGCACACCACagacatgcacccacaccccctcacaccccaccatacacccacaccctgacCCCCACCATATCCACAAACATGTAACACCTCAACCATACTTACTACACAtcccacacacccctccacacacccctgcaccccaccatacccacacatgcacccaccccacctcccaccataccCACATGCACCCAGCAGTCCCACACACATCCCATACCTATACCCCCCCCCACAGcataccccccacacactcccccacatagTATACAAgcaaccccacctcccccccacccaaaaggagtacttcctgggcaaggggagagatTTCCACTGGTgaaggtcaagggttaggggcaggacttctggtcacaagaggGTGaccgggggtggggcacatgccaaggggcagggctaccctcgCAGCCCTCCACACCTCACCAAAAcatgttaagcggccctccagcagaaataattgcccatccctggatcagatgatctctggagatcccgtccagccttacttctctaacCTTTATGACCCTTATTGACACTTTGTAGCCATGCTCTAACAGCCAACAATGCACTGCAGCTATAAAAGCAGCTCCGACCCACAAAGCAGAAGTGATTTATTATTGAAACACAAATGGAAGAAACATCCCATGTTACACTGAAGAATACAAAATACTTAGAAAACTCTGAAATCCACCCTGTCCAGAAAGTTTAAATTGGCACATCACCTACCGCTTCCTAtgatccctctccctcccttgctgAGCACACATGCATATTGCACATCTACTGCTCTGGCTTGCAGACCTGGAAGGATAGGTGCTTATGCAAATTGCCCCAACAAGTCTTAGCTGCAGAGGATTTACAAGGGGAACTGAAACTGCCAGTGGAGGGGCTCATGAAGAGCCACATCTGCTCAGCCCCTAAGAGAAATTTGGTTCTCAAAAACTGATGTTTGGCAAGACAGAATCTGGAACCGCCGAGTGGGAGACTTCTAAGTGCACAGCTAGGTAAAGGGCAGTGAAGGGACTCAGGGCCATCAAGCAGCTGCACTCACATGCTCATTTTCTATTTGCCAATTTCAAGAGGTCCAGCCTGGAGACAGGCGCTCCAGGCAGGGACGCTGCATCTTGTGGAGCAGAAATAAGCACAATCCTGTCAACAGTAAGAAGTAATGAAGGAATGAGATGCCAGACAGTCAGTCCTGGACAGAGCTGCGGCCTCCTCcagctcggctcggctcggctcggctcgctGCCAGCCTCTCGCGGCTATGTCAGAGTTTCACCCTTTGTCACCTGACGAGAGAGGACAGGCGGGTCAGCGCGGCCCTCCCGCCCGGCGGCGCAAGCCAACAGGTCTCCAGCTCTGCGTGTCGCCGGAGGCCGCCCCGCCCTACTCACCCGGGCCTCGATGTACTCGATCCTCCGCTCCAGCGCCGTCAGCTTCTCATTCAGCGTGGCCAGGCGGGAGCGGCACGACATGTCTGCGGACAGGAAGCAGCGATCAgagccgcccgccccgccccggcccggcccgcccgccccgccccgccggccccGCCCTGACCGAAGGAGTTGAGGAAGTCCGCGATCTTCTTGATGGAGCTGGTGATCACCTCGATGTACTCGCGGTTCGCCCAGTCCTGGTGAATCTCCCGCTGCACTGGGTCCTCCTGCACCGACATGGCCGCACCGACACCTCACTGCGCCTGCGCGCCGCCACTGCCGACTCGGCGCCTGCGCCTGCGCACCGCCCCGCCCCGTGGTCCCGCCGTCAGGAGCCGGGCGGTGCCGGCTGCGCCCGGCCGCTGCgctggagggagggagcggggagagGCCGCGGGGAGCCGGGGTCGCGGCTCAGCGGGCACCACGCGGGTCCCAGCGGGGGAGCGGGGAGACGCCCTCCTCCAGCCCGGGTTGCGGCAAAGCGAAACAGCAGCTTCGGCCAGCGAGCGGCTACCGGCACCAGCCGCTTCTTTCTCCGCCCTCCCCCACTCAGCGCCGGGCAGCGGCCCTGCCGCCCCCTTAGCCGGCTCCGGCGGGTCCAAGTGTGGCCCCCGGTGACCTGCCCCGAGTGGCGCTGGCTCGCCCCGGTGCTCCGTGCTCCCATCAGCGCTGGATTTGTTTGCCATCGGGTTGCCCACTGTCTTCCCTGTGAAATCTTTCACAGCCACCTCTCCTCCTAAGTAACCGTGTCTGCAAATGCTGCTTTATCATCACTCCGTTTTCATTCGGGAACCAGCATCAAGCCTTATAGCTTCCTTCTGCCATGCCGACACTTCAAGCTGGTTGCGTCTCCTAGCTGATTTGTGACCCCTGGCAATAATTTGCCTCTCACCCTTGTCACTATTTAGCATCTTCAGTAGTCTCTTCTGTGGGCTCTTCTGAGAAGTTTTTTTGGAATTGTCACTATGCAACATCAGCTGGTTTCCTTTTCAGTTCTGCTGTACTGACAGTCTGAGAATTCAAAGCAGTTTCTGAATCCATTTTCCTTTACAGACTCTTTATGTATTGTGCTCTACCAGGTATTGTGTTCAGTGTTAATTGTAATCTCAGACACCTCCTCCATCTATCTGTATAGATATGGCGTCCATTGCTGTAGTAGGTCTGTGCCCTAGTGTCTTTAATGCACTTACTTTGCATACCATTGTGAGACTAGCAGTGTCCAAACCCTGCTTTGTAGAGGCAAAAGGAGACTTGCACGTGGGTCTTATCTAACGCATGGGATAGAACCTATTCTGCTGCAGACTAGCATTCTCCCAAGAAACCATCTTCCCCAGTGGGTGGCAAAAAGGCTCATATAGCTTGAGCAAGCAGCCACCATTTTCTCTCTATCAAAATCTTGATCTTTTACTTCATTttcacagattaaaaaaaataggttggGGTAATTTCAGAGCATCTGGTAGGTAGCAAATTGATGCCTCTGCCAGCTAAATTCTGGGAAATGACATTTACCTAAGAGCTGGCAGACTCCACTGAGCCATAGGGCTGCTAATGGCAAGCTCTACTGCCAAGGTGAACTTCATGCTGTAGTCATCTATTCACTGATATCACATGGCCAAAGGCAGGAATTTCAATTTTATTCAATAAATTGACAAACAAGgtaatttttttgcagaaaaactAATTTGAAAGGTAAAGAAGAACTTATGGGAAACAATTGGGGAAATCTGGAGGCAAGAACAACAGAAATGTACATATAGGCTAGACATTCATAGTGCCTAGGTATAAAACTCAGATAAAAAGCAACATCAAGGCACCTAAACTTCATTCTATGCAAACTTGGCTGGAAGCTGTCTTGACTTTATTGCTGCAGAATGTACCCAGGCCATTATGAGAATGCAGCCTCTAAACCATGGAGTCTATCAGCTGTGGCAGGTGCAGACTCGAATGGGGAATACTGAGCATCTATTCCCTGGTAAACACATGGGGATGCTGTTAGTTTTGGGAGGTCCCTTCATCATCCTCACTGCTGTCATCATGTTCAGTTTCACTCTCGCTCCCTGAAACATCTTTCTCCTGGAAAAGGCAAGAAATATTTAGAGAAAGAGCTGGGTGTGACCTTGGGAAGTATAGATAGATCAAATAAAAGTCCTAGATGATTACTAAAATATCATCTAGAAATGTAAATATTCATACAAAACAGAACTCAAATGTCTGCTCCTATGGTGTCATAATCATGCATGGTTCATACTTGATCCATTGTTGTGCATCATTTGTTCCATCAACAAGTAAGTATAACCCTGAAGGAGCACTGGAAGATCCCTTGCATTTTCACTCAAGTGGCACACCTTGCACTAACCCAAATCAGTCTCTAACTCACTAgcttttttcagtattttcaagCGGTTTGGGCAGTACTATGAAGGGTCTACGATAGCTGCAAGGCATACAAGCTGGCTACTGACCCAGAGTGGAGGAAATGGATGTGGCACGGAGTGTGTAGGGAATCAGTCATAAAGGTGTGTGACTCAAAGGGACATATAGAAGATTCTTGCTGTTTCCAACCACGGAGGAGTAGGCATTGCAGTGCTGACTGGGACAGAAGATGCTCTAAGGGAACCCTGTTGAGAAcctctgctggctgctggaaAGATAATGTGCTAGAGAGAACAGATCATGCAGAGGAATAGGTGTTGGTAAGGCTCAAGGTGCAGGTGCCTTGCCCGGTGGTACTCAGGCCATGTACTGGAAAGGATTGCTTGAAAATACTGCTGGAGAAAAGGAGGTGAAAGGAGGTGGCTTCCAGGACTGGGAGAAGGGTAGAGAACTTGTCCCAAGCACCAGGACTCCCAGGTCAGATATGGGGAAGGTACATAAGAAACTAGTGGAGGGGTGATGCAGCACAAGCTGCTAGAGCCAGTGTGGGAATGGGTTTCCCCAAAAGTGAGATGTAGGCAGTAATCATGACCTGGGTGACAGATAGGAGTGGTTCAATCTTTTGGCATCTTCATCTCTAACTTACACATTTCCTAGAGGATATGCCCTGATACTTTCTTTGTTCTGGCTCTCAAGACCCATTCCAAATAGGCAGAGAGCTTCTGCCTTTAATAGGCAAGCTATAGCTAGAGTCTCTTCATCTCCTATTTACCAGGAAAATGACTGGGCAAATGACGTAGTGTCTGAGTTTCAGTTCCCCTGGACTTTCATTAGCTTGGCCCCAGTCACTTGTGCATCCTCTGCAGGATGCATCTACCTGACTCTACCCTTCCTATCCTGCTCATGACACAGGACAAGGCCCATTCTGTCTGAAGTGCTCAAATTATTAACAGATCTCAGGGATTTGCTGATATGAGTAATGTTCAGGGACCCATGAAAACAATAGGCACTTGTCTCTAGAAATACCTTGACAGGATCTTCTTTGGGTTGCTGGTTGTCTACACCCTCTTGGTCACTCACTTCAGAAGACTGAGACAGGATCTCTTCTCCCTGAATTAAATGCAACATCTACTTTTTatctggttggttttttttgtggatCAGTCATGACACTCTCCTACTGAAATGAGTATTGCTGTGCAGCAATTTTTGTGCAGGAATTAGCTTCCCTTTCATTTCTCTTCCagggcatggaaaaaaaatggccaaGGTTAGCCTCTTTAATATTAATGTGAACTGTTGGTGCTTAGGGGCCGCCAATAGGTTACCATCTTTCCTCTTCTTTGTAGGCCAAAGTCCCTGTCTTCAACAAGACACAAGCAAGGAAAGAACTGGTCAGGCCCCTAGCTACCCAACATTATCAAACTAGAAACTGACTAATAGCTGTGTCTCTAGGTGACATCTCTTGCAGAGATGGCCATTTATAATGAGAGACATCATTAAATGTGATCATAGTATTACATATTATGCAGAAGAATGGCATACACATGAGTCAGAATGAAGACTGTATGAGAAAAGCAACTGTTGGCATTTTCTGACTTTCCCGATCATGGAACCTGAACAGTCTTACCATTTTTCCAAAATAATCCAATGTATTTTACAAGTTTTTCAATTTTGTCTCAGGATGTGACCAGATGTACATGTGAACTGCttcaatttttgttttcatttgaagTGCTTCTAAATGTGGAGTGCATGACTATTATACAGACATACAGCTCCCTCCCAGCTAAAGTGCCTAAAAATGTGCCAGAACTGATGGTATTGCACTGCTCAATAGCTAGGAGTGGCTAGCAAGTAAGAATCTCTTTCAACCATGATCTGCAggaggcacggggtggggggtggggcggggggaaggggcaagtTAATTAGCGAGCCATACTAATTAAATGTGCccaagtgtcatgtgtatcagcatcccccacactgaaaaatggtgctggggcactttgaactaaagctcattgaatgagctttagttcaaagcaccccaccgccatttttcagcgtggggatgctgatatatacATGACACTAGTCTGCTGAAGTGCGTTTATTTCTGTGCTCTTGACACAGTGGATTTGCAGCATGTGGGAGCCAGCTCCCTGTACGTCTATAGGAGCCCCAGGATTCCCTAAAGACTTAGAAGGAACAGCTGAATGGCAATGTCAGAATCTTACACAACCAATGACAGAACCTCCAAAGTTCTGTGCTGGGCTTCCTGTGACTGCAGGGCTGGTTAGTTTCATATGCACTGCATTCCCAGTAACAGTAAAGAATGAACCCCTACTATCTCCTCACTCCACAATCTCTCATGGAGGAGCACTACAGAGTACTGGGTGTGCTCTCCAGCACATGGCAGCATTCACCTACCTTGTTGTGTTCAAACACTTCTGCCAGAGGCAAATCACCAAAATGAGGGTGCCAATAGAGAAGCAAGTGGTAACTAACATCAGGAAGCTGGCAACCCTCACAAGCCTCTGGTTTGTCACCAACCAGTTTGGTGTAAGCAAATCCATGGCTGGATTGATGATCCATGTGGTGGGCCATGCCATCCGGAAAGTGCTGGTGTCATAGTTCCTCTGCCTATCCAATCTACAGGATTTGTCCATATGGAGTTTCCAAATTATATCAGGGTCAGTGATGACACTAACATTCCTATCCTGTGTGTAGTGAACCATGGCTTGCAGCACACTAACCACAAAGGCTACTTCATGCTATATGGTGTTACAGACAACTGGGGCCCATTGATGCACCTGCCCACTGGGTAGTCACACAAGGGCCATGATGCCAGTCTTTTAAGAACTTCAGATTGGTACCCCTGATATGAGAAGCTTTGGCCTATACTGTTCCAAGAATACAGCTGGAAGGGGTGATTATCTTCTACTGTGTGGAGACCTGGCCTACCTGCTCTTTTCAGGGCCTATGAAGCCCTACACCAGAAACCTGGATGCCAGGGAAGAGTTATTCAATTACTGGCTGAACAGCTACTGGATAACTGTGGAGGGCATCTTTAGGTTCCTCAAGGTAAGGAGGAAAAAATGGGGGTGGCCTAGATGCTAGCAAGTAGTCCCTGCCACAGATGGTAACTTTCAGCCTGTATGGTCCAAAATGTCCACAATGCCAGGGGTGAGACCTTCACAGATGTCTCAAGAATTAAGGGCCCATAGGCAGGCAAGCTAGTACCAGGCCCTAGAGATCAAATCTCTTGAACACCACAACCCTGGACAATGAGAGGATGAACACAAAGTATTTAGGTGAgctatgtggacaaattggagagtccagtggagggcaatgaaaatagggggctggggcacatgacttctggggagaggctgaggaaactggccatatttagtctggagaaaagaaaactcagaggggatttaatagcagccttcaactaccttaatgctggttccaaaggggatggagctaaactgttctcagtggtggcagataacagaacaaggagcaatggtctcaagttgcagcaaggggagtttaggttagatattaggaaaaactctctcactaggagggtcataaagcactggaacacattactcagagaggttgtgtactctccatcctttgaggttttttaactcagctagacaaaacgttggctgggatgatctcttTAGGGATTATCCCGCTTTGAgcagactagatgacttcctgaggtcctttccaaccctaattttctatgattttatgattgtgTGTGGATGGTCACAAGCAGGGCAGGGTCTGTGACTCCAGTACATCTCCTGCTTGGCAGTAATGTTAGGAAGAGGGACTCACCAGGATCCTCCTGTCCTTCCTGGGGCCACTCCTCAGCCAAGATTTGGGCTACAGGCTCTTGATGGTCCTGCTCTTTGTCACTGGCTCTGGGTCTACCCCAGAGTTGGAGATTAAGTGCAACTCAATAGAGTTAATACTTGTACGGATCCATGAGAGTTCCTTGTGGTAAGCACACACAACCCAATTAACATGCGACCTTTGTTTTAGCTCAGAACTAATACCAGTTCTGGTTTTGTCCACAACAGATCTCTGCTGTGACCCACTCATACACACCCTGGTTTTAGTGGTTTTTCCCGAGAGTACTGTTCCATGCTTCACTTTTTGTGGAGGGAAAGGAGGGCCAGGATCTCTGCTTGTCTCTAGCTAGTGAAGCATTTAACAGATGCAGACATTTTTTGGTGCAGGTCATCAGTATGGTGCGAAAATAAGTACTCAAAAATGTTTGGACAGCACTTAAATTTCTGGGGTGGTGCTCCATAAAATGGTGGCTACAGTGCACATTGGCCCCTAGCATTTAAAACCTGAGGTCACAAGTGAGACAGAATCTGAGACTCCAGGGCAGCAGAACTGGGACCGAGTCACAGGAAgtcagcctgcagagccagggaatGATAGGAAGCAAAATGGGATGCCAGTGGGCTGACCAACAACCTATGTAAGATTAGAACAAATACAACTTAAAGCACTTCAGAACGAATGCGTTTCATATGAGGTCATTTTCATATGGTTCAGACTGATTTGTAGTATGGTACCATGCATCATTTGTCCTTTCATTTTCTATAGGCTTTTAAGGTACTTACTTGATTGCTACAAATGCTGTCTGTCCATGCCCTCAATGTGAAATATGATTAGAACATAtctaaagcaaaacaaagcactACTCTGCTGGACTGATAATCCTCACCTGCAGGTCTCTGTTTTTGAGGATGCCCACCCAGAATGCTTCCTGGCAGTGGTTAAAGGCCAGCATTGCTTTCACTCGGTATACAAACTGCTCCAGTGTTTTCTTCAACAAAGGCACGTGATTGGTCAGTCCTACATCTTGGTGAAtctaaatttaaaacaaatgcacacacaaTCAAGTTACGTAAGTTAAATCTTACTAGTTAAAATCTAGGAAGTAGGAGCTTTTGGTGTAAAAAAAGCCAAGATGTATATGTAAGCATTGTAGTTATTCTCACGACAATTTGAACAGTTTATCCAAAGTTGTATTGGTCAGCAATCTTACACTAACAGGAATGGAAGCAccacagggcatgtccagatgaggcCGCatatgtgcctcttgccacatctcaaagcagtttgagacatgaCAAGAGGCACGCTAGgagcaaaaaaatgttccccgcactgcgtATTTGCAGCACAGGTTTAAAATTTGATAGCTGAATATCCAGGTATCAATCCCCCGCCCCCCTCacgaaaaaagcagggcagggcacggtccaggACCATGCCTGGATAACTGGAAGctcgggtcctccacagagatgctctggtagccggCCAGAATGTCTCTATACCTGCCCCTTGCCcaatgctgcagcatgctgcctgcccatgcagagcAAACAGTGATGCAGGCTGCAGcgacctggacctgggctccattccAGGTAAGTAGAGGATGCAGGGGGCTGTGAGGCACCATGGCGGGGGGCAGCTCAGGAGgagtgggtcccctgcctgcatgcctctcacagggcccacatgcattccctgcacagctcactggcagcagcagtggccatcagggtactcagggcctcctggcacagcccccctgtgaggcagtggtggcaacgtggctctgccctggctgcctggcacccggTACTGCCTGTGCCATATCACAtgggccctgcccagctcagtgcAGTGCCGTGTGCTTTcgggcagctctgggccacttgggctgtcacccagggccctgtgccacttgtggagaCTGCCTGTCATACCAGGCCAGGTCCTACATGCACAAAAGCAGCCTGGCCTGATGGTACGTGGAGCCTGTGCACTCAGGACCCGGCCCGGCATGACAAGCAGTCCCTGCGAGCAGTatggggccctgggtgacagcccgagaagcccagagctgcccaaaaGCACATGATGCCGcactgagctgggtggggccTAAGTGATATGGCACACGCAGCATCGGGTGCGAGGCAGCTGTGGCCAAGCCGTGTTACCTCCCActaccctgcactgcatgggggggctgtgccaggaggcgcTGAgcaccctgatggctgctgctgctgccgccggtGAGCTGTGGGCCATGAAGGCCATGTGGGGGAGCTGGTGCTCTGCAGCGGGAGGACAATCCATGTGCTATGCGGGGAAGCtgtgccctgttggggggcaggggacccatccCTCCTAATCAGCCTCCCCATACagttcccccccacacacagtcccccacacctatccacacaCCCTATaccccccacatctccccacacctccctcctGCAAACTCCAAATCCTGCCCCCCATCACGCACCCATCGTGCCCAGCTTCctgacaggatgagacctgctggcaggagctgtggctgcaggggcagctgtcctcatatcctagttagtgaaggggtcaggggagctctaactgttctatgataagaaaaccaaaagcaagcagcaaaacatatagatatttagaattaattttattatgatgatagagacactggtaggcttccaaactgctttaacattgtaactatatcaataaaatattgcccaactgattcattctctccctctctctcctggtctttttgttttaattgtggaagaacatggattttggggtattttaaagagtgaatttgggattttttttatcagagattctGAAgcttttaaatagggaacaccaggattcctgctagtgagggaagtggcaggacccagacacagacgcctgctcagagctggcactcgggacccagctggaggtggctgacctttgggccatttggggccaggagaacatATTTTGactgttcaaagcaggccaccacactgagaacatctgagcaatagctgcccagatggcagggcaacGGCACACAAAGGCCATCTGTACAGCCACAGATtattggcagctggcccagaggtaagatacctctgctgcagctgtgcagtccccatcttggtctggcagatgcacagtcttggggccacatgctgttgcaggtagcagcaggtcatagccaggtagcagcccccactgccagactgctgtagtgggta
The window above is part of the Alligator mississippiensis isolate rAllMis1 chromosome 12, rAllMis1, whole genome shotgun sequence genome. Proteins encoded here:
- the BRK1 gene encoding protein BRICK1 codes for the protein MSVQEDPVQREIHQDWANREYIEVITSSIKKIADFLNSFDMSCRSRLATLNEKLTALERRIEYIEARVTKGETLT